A portion of the Ricinus communis isolate WT05 ecotype wild-type chromosome 10, ASM1957865v1, whole genome shotgun sequence genome contains these proteins:
- the LOC8259769 gene encoding short chain aldehyde dehydrogenase 1, which produces MEGSSLQAPVSKRLEGKVALITGGASGIGESTARLFAKNGAKVVIADIQSELGQSVSAKIQSEFGQPVSYVHCDVATETDVENAVNTAVSLHGKLDIMFNNAGIGGPPDISISSTEHEAFRRVMDVNVYGGFLGAKHASRVMIPKKKGCILFSASAASVIYGGPYAYTASKHAVVGLTKNLAVELGKYGIRVNCISTIHVPTPLMTAGTGLKVEEVQALASGIACLKEVTLEANDIAEAALYLASDESKFVSGMNFMVDGAACLPRM; this is translated from the exons ATGGAAGGCTCTTCCTTGCAAGCTCCTGTTTCCAAGAG GTTAGAAGGCAAAGTAGCCTTGATAACAGGAGGTGCTAGTGGCATAGGCGAGAGCACTGCCAGACTCTTCGCCAAGAACGGTGCTAAGGTTGTGATCGCAGATATCCAATCCGAGTTGGGTCAATCTGTGTCTGCGAAAATCCAGTCAGAGTTCGGACAACCAGTGTCTTATGTCCACTGCGATGTTGCTACTGAAACCGATGTCGAAAATGCTGTCAATACAGCGGTTTCATTACATGGAAAGCTCGACATAATGTTCAATAATGCAGGCATAGGAGGCCCTCCTGATATAAGTATTTCATCAACTGAACATGAAGCTTTCCGGCGAGTTATGGACGTAAATGTTTATGGTGGATTCTTGGGCGCAAAACATGCTTCGAGAGTAATGATTCCTAAAAAGAAAGGATGCATACTATTCTCTGCAAGTGCTGCTTCAGTTATATATGGCGGGCCATATGCTTATACAGCATCAAAACATGCTGTTGTTGGACTGACTAAGAATTTAGCTGTAGAATTGGGGAAATATGGAATAAGAGTTAATTGTATTTCAACTATTCATGTCCCAACTCCTTTGATGACTGCAGGAACGGGGCTGAAAGTAGAGGAAGTGCAAGCATTGGCTTCTGGGATAGCATGTTTGAAAGAGGTAACATTAGAGGCTAATGATATAGCAGAAGCAGCTTTATACCTTGCAAGTGATGAATCCAAATTTGTTAGTGGAATGAATTTTATGGTTGATGGAGCTGCATGTCTCCCAAGGATGTAA
- the LOC125371311 gene encoding short chain aldehyde dehydrogenase 1-like, which produces MEGTSLEAPVAKRLQGKVALITGGASGLGESTARLFAKHGAKIVIADVQFDLGQSISAQIKDEFGQPVSYVHCDVTNESDVENAVNTAISLHGKLDIMFNNAGILGNVDSRIASIEREDFRRVLDVNVYGGLLGAKHASRVMIPEKKGCILFTSSAASIFYGGPHAYTASKHAVVGLTKNLAVELGKYGIRVNCISPAHVPTSMTTTGLGLNAEQVQAMASGIACLKEVTLAANDIAEAALYLASDESKFVSGLNLVVDGAASLAKP; this is translated from the exons ATGGAAGGCACTTCCTTGGAAGCTCCTGTTGCCAAGAG GTTACAGGGCAAGGTAGCCTTGATAACCGGTGGTGCTAGTGGCTTAGGAGAGAGCACAGCGAGGCTGTTTGCCAAGCATGGTGCTAAGATTGTGATCGCAGATGTCCAATTCGATCTGGGTCAATCTATATCTGCCCAAATCAAGGATGAGTTCGGACAGCCAGTTTCCTATGTTCATTGCGATGTTACTAATGAATCAGATGTCGAAAACGCTGTCAATACAGCAATTTCATTACACGGAAAGCTCGACATAATGTTCAACAACGCAGGTATTCTAGGCAATGTTGATTCAAGAATAGCATCGATAGAGCGTGAAGATTTCAGGCGAGTTCTCGATGTAAACGTCTATGGTGGACTGCTGGGTGCCAAACATGCTTCAAGAGTGATGATTCCTGAAAAGAAAGGATGTATTCTATTTACTTCAAGTGCTGCTTCCATTTTCTATGGAGGACCTCATGCTTATACAGCGTCGAAGCATGCTGTCGTTGGGCTAACTAAGAATTTAGCTGTAGAATTGGGGAAGTATGGTATTAGAGTAAATTGTATATCGCCTGCTCATGTCCCAACTTCTATGACTACTACAGGACTGGGTCTGAATGCTGAGCAAGTGCAGGCAATGGCTTCTGGGATTGCATGTCTGAAAGAGGTAACACTAGCGGCTAATGATATAGCAGAAGCAGCTCTATACCTTGCAAGTGATGAGTCTAAATTCGTTAGTGGGTTGAACCTTGTAGTTGATGGAGCTGCAAGCTTGGCAAAGCCATAA